In a single window of the Pseudopipra pipra isolate bDixPip1 chromosome Z, bDixPip1.hap1, whole genome shotgun sequence genome:
- the LOC135406795 gene encoding maestro heat-like repeat-containing protein family member 7 isoform X1 has translation MAEKLPSMPWLAWVGGGGEEEEEKSRGAAQAQQPEEVETVQPLQTDPLGELPEEEHTHGLFYRCTQMFSDFHKTTDHEDKTTMVLGGTATSSSCKAGDCAAIADIIMGSGSSHLNKVPTIVRDIHQQLMKITYMSQEDRLKKTLQEMTVAQPHDVVVTLLRCAPSCDRAAVTMWKAIVSSSRAAEKVLPELLCVLEDWPLHSTSTSDKDDSDIFSLAATVALWEIIHLPHHPEALMMYFPRLFVALLFQIFSSTAQMPAEVNTFWRRCQQEHCLPTNPNRFIVQTMKSLLCHLEYEDVVSEVEHECGWDTFLNIDNHQYAVGLLARAMLRVSQCLCYRIARYLFRLLRREEARWEVSAMAFFVELLPCLNIKEWDERILQLFPIYLRRDCREMRLLLLRCLLLLCKRPSMANTILALTESLTEVLKDKDGELVDMTLSVLSDVIRDADVPIASSIAVQLAEALLPLFENDTSHVQLLSIQLFQVLMELVEEDRKKLLEKNVRQSLFLLFRHLHDENQCVAQAFWETLLQANTFLQERKLEQLLEKTWSVDKCLVPSIVRDMYQWLTFIMDVSAEHRLDKSLQEMSLAQSHDVVVTLLRCAPSCDRAAVTMWKAIVSSSRAAEKVLPELLCVLEDWPLHSTSTSDKDDSDIFSLAATRALWEIIHLPNHPEALMMYFPCFFVALLFQIFSSTAQMPAEVNTFWKRCQQEHCLPTNPNRFIVQTMKSLLCHLEYEDVVSEVEHECGWDTFLNIDNHQYAVGLLARAMLRVSQCLCYRIARYLFRLLRREEARWEVSAMAFFVELLPCLNLDKWDERILQLVPIYLRRDCREMHLLLLRCLLLLCKRPSMANSIVALTESFTEVLKDKDGEVVGMTLSVLSDVIRDADVSIVSSIAVQLAEALLPLFENDTSHVQLLSIQLFQVLMELVPEEEKKLLEKNVHQSLLPLFYHMYDENQCVVQASWETLLQATKFLKKWNLEELLKTEEMWRFDECLLAEDRSRADEYLRQSVSYLHSPQKAMREAAIRFTARQGTTNNFSTSISNLASQTLHFLRAVERHPSFRFRLLQNQLRMAWRRRPSLLDNGWPSLCYSGRPHCWRSLQS, from the exons ATGGCGGAAAAATTGCCCAGTATGCCCTGGCTGGCCTGggttggggggggaggggaggaggaggaggagaaaagccGAGGGGCTGCCCAAGCACAACAGCctgaagaagtggaaacagTCCAGCCACTGCAGACAG ATCCACTTGGGGAACTGCCAGAGGAGGAGCACACCCATGGACTCTTCTACAGATGCACACAG ATGTTCTCAGACTTCCATAAGACCACTGATCATGAAGACAAGACCACCATGGTCCTTGGGGGCACGGCaacctccagctcctgcaaagCAGGGGATTGTGCTGCCATAGCGGATATTATCATGGGAAGTGGCAGCTCCCATTTGAATAAA GTGCCAACCATTGTGAGGGACATTCACCAACAGCTTATGAAGATCACATATATGTCTCAAGAAGACAGGTTGAAGAAGACCCTTCAGGAGATGACAGTTGCACAGCCCCATGATGTGGTGGTGACCCTTCTGCGCTGCGCCCCATCATGTGACAG agctgctgtgaccATGTGGAAGGCAATCGTCTCCTCAAGCAGAGCTGCGGAGAAGGTGCTGCCGGAGCTGCTGTGCGTGCTGGAGGACTGGCCGCTGCACAGCACATCCACCTCTGACAAGGATGACTCAGACATCTTCTCCCTGGCT GCAACTGTAGCACTGTGGGAGATCATCCATCTGCCCCACCATCCAGAGGCACTGATGATGTATTTCCCCCGCCTCTTTGTGGCTCTGCTATTCCAAATCTTCTCCAGCACAGCGCAGATGCCAGCAGAAGTCAATACCTTCTGGAGAAGATGCCAGCAGGAGCACTGCCTTCCCACCaaccccaacag ATTCATAGTGCAGACCATGAAATCACTGCTCTGCCATCTTGAGTATGAGGATGTGGTGTCTGAAGTTGAACATGAGTGTGGCTGGGACACATTCCTCAACATTGACAATCACCAGtatgcagtgggtctgctggccag agCAATGCTCAGGGTCTCACAGTGCTTGTGTTACCGGATTGCACGCTACCTGTTCAGGCTGCTCCGCAGAGAGGAGGCTCGCTGGGAAGTCTCTGCCATGGCATTCTTTGTtgag CTCCTGCCTTGCCTTAACATAAAGGAATGGGATGAACGCATCCTGCAACTTTTCCCAATCTACCTCAGGAGAGATTGCAGAGAGATGCGTCTCCTGCTGCTCAGATGCCTCCTATTGCTCTGCAAGAGACCCTCTATG GCCAACACTATCCTGGCCTTGACTGAAAGCCTTACAGAGGTACTGAAGGATAAGGACGGAGAGCTGGTGGACATGACCCTTTCTGTGCTCAGCGACGTGATCCGGGACGCAGACGTGCCAATTGCCAGTTCCATTGCTGTGCAGCTGGCTGAGGCACTCCTGCCACTATTTGAGAAT GACACTAGCCATGTGCAGCTCCTCTCCATTCAGCTCTTTCAAGTGCTAATGGAGTTGGtagaagaagacagaaaaaagctCCTGGAGAAGAATGTGCGCCAGAGCCTGTTCCTACTGTTCCGCCACTTGCATGATGAGAACCAGTGTGTGGCACAG GCTTTTTGGGAAACTCTGCTTCAAGCTAACACGTTCCTGCAGGAGAGGAAGCTCGAGCAACTGTTGGAAAAGACATGGAGTGTTGACAAGTGCCTG GTGCCAAGCATTGTGAGGGACATGTACCAATGGCTCACATTCATAATGGATGTGTCTGCTGAGCACAGACTGGACAAGAGCCTTCAGGAGATGAGCCTTGCACAGTCTCATGATGTGGTGGTGACCCTTCTGCGCTGCGCCCCATCATGTGACAG agctgctgtgaccATGTGGAAGGCAATCGTCTCCTCAAGCAGAGCTGCGGAGAAGGTGCTGCCGGAGCTGCTGTGCGTGCTGGAGGACTGGCCGCTGCACAGCACATCCACCTCTGACAAGGATGACTCAGACATCTTCTCCCTGGCT GCAACCAGAGCACTGTGGGAGATCATCCATCTGCCCAACCATCCAGAGGCACTGATGATGTATTTCCCCTGCTTCTTTGTGGCTCTGCTATTCCAAATCTTCTCCAGCACAGCGCAGATGCCAGCAGAAGTCAATACCTTCTGGAAGAGATGCCAGCAGGAGCACTGCCTTCCCACCaaccccaacag ATTCATAGTGCAGACCATGAAATCACTGCTCTGCCATCTTGAGTATGAGGATGTGGTGTCTGAAGTTGAACATGAGTGTGGCTGGGACACATTCCTCAACATTGACAATCACCAGtatgcagtgggtctgctggccag agCAATGCTCAGGGTCTCACAGTGCTTGTGTTACCGGATTGCACGCTACCTGTTCAGGCTGCTCCGCAGAGAGGAGGCTCGCTGGGAAGTCTCTGCCATGGCATTCTTTGTtgag CTTCTGCCTTGCCTAAACTTAGATAAATGGGATGAACGCATCCTGCAGCTTGTCCCAATCTACCTCAGGAGAGATTGCAGAGAGATGCATCTCCTGCTGCTCAGATGCCTCCTATTGCTCTGCAAGAGACCCTCTATG GCCAACTCAATCGTGGCCCTGACTGAAAGCTTCACAGAGGTACTGAAGGATAAGGACGGAGAGGTGGTGGGCATGACCCTTTCTGTGCTCAGCGACGTGATCCGGGATGCAGATGTGTCAATTGTCAGTTCCATTGCTGTGCAGCTGGCTGAGGCACTCCTGCCACTATTTGAGaac GACACTAGCCATGTGCAGCTCCTCTCCATTCAGCTCTTTCAAGTGCTAATGGAGTTGGTaccagaagaggaaaaaaagctccTGGAGAAGAATGTGCACCAGAGCCTGTTACCGCTCTTCTATCACATGTATGATGAGAACCAGTGTGTGGTGCAG GCCTCTTGGGAAACCCTGCTTCAAGCAACAAAGTTCCTGAAGAAGTGGAATCTTGAGGAGCTGCTGAAGACAGAAGAGATGTGGAGGTTCGATGAGTGCCTG CTGGCAGAGGACAGAAGCAGAGCAGACGAGTACCTGCGCCAGTCGGTGTCATACCTGCATAGCCCACAGAAGGCCATGCGAGAGGCAGCCATCAGGTTCACTG CACGTCAAGGCACGACAAATAACTTTAGCACCTCCATCTCAAACCTTGCATCTCAAACCCTGCACTTTCTAAGAGCTGTAGAGAGACATCCTTCCTTCAGATTCAGGCTGCTGCAAAACCAGCTCCGCATGGCGTGGAGGAGGCGGCCTTCTCTCTTGGACAATGGCTGGCCTTCTCTCTGCTACAGTGGTCGGCCACACTGCTGGAGGTCTCTGCAGAGCTAA
- the LOC135406795 gene encoding uncharacterized protein LOC135406795 isoform X2 yields the protein MAEKLPSMPWLAWVGGGGEEEEEKSRGAAQAQQPEEVETVQPLQTDPLGELPEEEHTHGLFYRCTQMFSDFHKTTDHEDKTTMVLGGTATSSSCKAGDCAAIADIIMGSGSSHLNKVPTIVRDIHQQLMKITYMSQEDRLKKTLQEMTVAQPHDVVVTLLRCAPSCDRAAVTMWKAIVSSSRAAEKVLPELLCVLEDWPLHSTSTSDKDDSDIFSLAATVALWEIIHLPHHPEALMMYFPRLFVALLFQIFSSTAQMPAEVNTFWRRCQQEHCLPTNPNRFIVQTMKSLLCHLEYEDVVSEVEHECGWDTFLNIDNHQYAVGLLARAMLRVSQCLCYRIARYLFRLLRREEARWEVSAMAFFVELLPCLNIKEWDERILQLFPIYLRRDCREMRLLLLRCLLLLCKRPSMANTILALTESLTEVLKDKDGELVDMTLSVLSDVIRDADVPIASSIAVQLAEALLPLFENDTSHVQLLSIQLFQVLMELVEEDRKKLLEKNVRQSLFLLFRHLHDENQCVAQAFWETLLQANTFLQERKLEQLLEKTWSVDKCLVPSIVRDMYQWLTFIMDVSAEHRLDKSLQEMSLAQSHDVVVTLLRCAPSCDRAAVTMWKAIVSSSRAAEKVLPELLCVLEDWPLHSTSTSDKDDSDIFSLAATRALWEIIHLPNHPEALMMYFPCFFVALLFQIFSSTAQMPAEVNTFWKRCQQEHCLPTNPNRFIVQTMKSLLCHLEYEDVVSEVEHECGWDTFLNIDNHQYAVGLLARAMLRVSQCLCYRIARYLFRLLRREEARWEVSAMAFFVELLPCLNLDKWDERILQLVPIYLRRDCREMHLLLLRCLLLLCKRPSMANSIVALTESFTEVLKDKDGEVVGMTLSVLSDVIRDADVSIVSSIAVQLAEALLPLFENDTSHVQLLSIQLFQVLMELVPEEEKKLLEKNVHQSLLPLFYHMYDENQCVVQASWETLLQATKFLKKWNLEELLKTEEMWRFDECLHVKARQITLAPPSQTLHLKPCTF from the exons ATGGCGGAAAAATTGCCCAGTATGCCCTGGCTGGCCTGggttggggggggaggggaggaggaggaggagaaaagccGAGGGGCTGCCCAAGCACAACAGCctgaagaagtggaaacagTCCAGCCACTGCAGACAG ATCCACTTGGGGAACTGCCAGAGGAGGAGCACACCCATGGACTCTTCTACAGATGCACACAG ATGTTCTCAGACTTCCATAAGACCACTGATCATGAAGACAAGACCACCATGGTCCTTGGGGGCACGGCaacctccagctcctgcaaagCAGGGGATTGTGCTGCCATAGCGGATATTATCATGGGAAGTGGCAGCTCCCATTTGAATAAA GTGCCAACCATTGTGAGGGACATTCACCAACAGCTTATGAAGATCACATATATGTCTCAAGAAGACAGGTTGAAGAAGACCCTTCAGGAGATGACAGTTGCACAGCCCCATGATGTGGTGGTGACCCTTCTGCGCTGCGCCCCATCATGTGACAG agctgctgtgaccATGTGGAAGGCAATCGTCTCCTCAAGCAGAGCTGCGGAGAAGGTGCTGCCGGAGCTGCTGTGCGTGCTGGAGGACTGGCCGCTGCACAGCACATCCACCTCTGACAAGGATGACTCAGACATCTTCTCCCTGGCT GCAACTGTAGCACTGTGGGAGATCATCCATCTGCCCCACCATCCAGAGGCACTGATGATGTATTTCCCCCGCCTCTTTGTGGCTCTGCTATTCCAAATCTTCTCCAGCACAGCGCAGATGCCAGCAGAAGTCAATACCTTCTGGAGAAGATGCCAGCAGGAGCACTGCCTTCCCACCaaccccaacag ATTCATAGTGCAGACCATGAAATCACTGCTCTGCCATCTTGAGTATGAGGATGTGGTGTCTGAAGTTGAACATGAGTGTGGCTGGGACACATTCCTCAACATTGACAATCACCAGtatgcagtgggtctgctggccag agCAATGCTCAGGGTCTCACAGTGCTTGTGTTACCGGATTGCACGCTACCTGTTCAGGCTGCTCCGCAGAGAGGAGGCTCGCTGGGAAGTCTCTGCCATGGCATTCTTTGTtgag CTCCTGCCTTGCCTTAACATAAAGGAATGGGATGAACGCATCCTGCAACTTTTCCCAATCTACCTCAGGAGAGATTGCAGAGAGATGCGTCTCCTGCTGCTCAGATGCCTCCTATTGCTCTGCAAGAGACCCTCTATG GCCAACACTATCCTGGCCTTGACTGAAAGCCTTACAGAGGTACTGAAGGATAAGGACGGAGAGCTGGTGGACATGACCCTTTCTGTGCTCAGCGACGTGATCCGGGACGCAGACGTGCCAATTGCCAGTTCCATTGCTGTGCAGCTGGCTGAGGCACTCCTGCCACTATTTGAGAAT GACACTAGCCATGTGCAGCTCCTCTCCATTCAGCTCTTTCAAGTGCTAATGGAGTTGGtagaagaagacagaaaaaagctCCTGGAGAAGAATGTGCGCCAGAGCCTGTTCCTACTGTTCCGCCACTTGCATGATGAGAACCAGTGTGTGGCACAG GCTTTTTGGGAAACTCTGCTTCAAGCTAACACGTTCCTGCAGGAGAGGAAGCTCGAGCAACTGTTGGAAAAGACATGGAGTGTTGACAAGTGCCTG GTGCCAAGCATTGTGAGGGACATGTACCAATGGCTCACATTCATAATGGATGTGTCTGCTGAGCACAGACTGGACAAGAGCCTTCAGGAGATGAGCCTTGCACAGTCTCATGATGTGGTGGTGACCCTTCTGCGCTGCGCCCCATCATGTGACAG agctgctgtgaccATGTGGAAGGCAATCGTCTCCTCAAGCAGAGCTGCGGAGAAGGTGCTGCCGGAGCTGCTGTGCGTGCTGGAGGACTGGCCGCTGCACAGCACATCCACCTCTGACAAGGATGACTCAGACATCTTCTCCCTGGCT GCAACCAGAGCACTGTGGGAGATCATCCATCTGCCCAACCATCCAGAGGCACTGATGATGTATTTCCCCTGCTTCTTTGTGGCTCTGCTATTCCAAATCTTCTCCAGCACAGCGCAGATGCCAGCAGAAGTCAATACCTTCTGGAAGAGATGCCAGCAGGAGCACTGCCTTCCCACCaaccccaacag ATTCATAGTGCAGACCATGAAATCACTGCTCTGCCATCTTGAGTATGAGGATGTGGTGTCTGAAGTTGAACATGAGTGTGGCTGGGACACATTCCTCAACATTGACAATCACCAGtatgcagtgggtctgctggccag agCAATGCTCAGGGTCTCACAGTGCTTGTGTTACCGGATTGCACGCTACCTGTTCAGGCTGCTCCGCAGAGAGGAGGCTCGCTGGGAAGTCTCTGCCATGGCATTCTTTGTtgag CTTCTGCCTTGCCTAAACTTAGATAAATGGGATGAACGCATCCTGCAGCTTGTCCCAATCTACCTCAGGAGAGATTGCAGAGAGATGCATCTCCTGCTGCTCAGATGCCTCCTATTGCTCTGCAAGAGACCCTCTATG GCCAACTCAATCGTGGCCCTGACTGAAAGCTTCACAGAGGTACTGAAGGATAAGGACGGAGAGGTGGTGGGCATGACCCTTTCTGTGCTCAGCGACGTGATCCGGGATGCAGATGTGTCAATTGTCAGTTCCATTGCTGTGCAGCTGGCTGAGGCACTCCTGCCACTATTTGAGaac GACACTAGCCATGTGCAGCTCCTCTCCATTCAGCTCTTTCAAGTGCTAATGGAGTTGGTaccagaagaggaaaaaaagctccTGGAGAAGAATGTGCACCAGAGCCTGTTACCGCTCTTCTATCACATGTATGATGAGAACCAGTGTGTGGTGCAG GCCTCTTGGGAAACCCTGCTTCAAGCAACAAAGTTCCTGAAGAAGTGGAATCTTGAGGAGCTGCTGAAGACAGAAGAGATGTGGAGGTTCGATGAGTGCCTG CACGTCAAGGCACGACAAATAACTTTAGCACCTCCATCTCAAACCTTGCATCTCAAACCCTGCACTTTCTAA